The following are encoded in a window of Drosophila simulans strain w501 chromosome 3L, Prin_Dsim_3.1, whole genome shotgun sequence genomic DNA:
- the LOC6737007 gene encoding bestrophin-2 isoform X2, with protein sequence MTVSYAGEVPNGSSFGCFWKILWKWRGSVYKLIWRELVAYLCLYYTINVIYRFGLTESQQAIFKKIRLYFGQQSESIPMSFVLGFYVNLVVKRWWEQYRLLPWPDTLALFISAAIPNSNGGVNNETGRLMRRNIMRYMVLAYVITLQRISLRVKRRFPTTQHLVDAGLMHESEMKIFEALNQKSPMSKYWMPLVWATNIINRARKDGLIASDHIVQTILVELSDIRRRLGGLIGYDTVCVPLVYTQVVTLVLYTYFIAALLGRQMLPNVLDRNGREDPDLYFPLFTVLQFVFYVGWLKVAEVLINPFGEDDDDIELNWLIDRHIKAAYMIVDEMHEEHPELLRDQYWECVVPKDLPYTVASEHYRKDEPKGSAEKYKVKKEDAMYANIMPGGGKRMLSDDVYADYESVDTPMVERRKNNWLVRQLSRMGSMRSQSTAYSSGGMPFNRNRLNSVYSSPESGLPLTILQQQQLQQAHQQQQAGSQPSKSSLYGKFVHRKSLRAQRQLIKQNSKLNGLNVNVAKTRPRIPTPEVAKDGNTNPGHPATAALAASMKEGFNPSSIPAATNITTLSFPFSVTSTGGETMPTGTLSILPISANAQLPTITTTASGYDPNDVITTIPVSLSIQRSPSALSIVELTGADVQDGYSNSGSSNGNGGITTTALLSVKPLNGNQNISRNNSFNLSLNLQDPQQRSSMRSAGPTDTVDTSGTMPMPQRSGGLETGGAGGSSAPSTLAKHKPEQKTGEVYV encoded by the exons catttttaagaaaattcgCCTTTATTTTGGGCAGCAGAGTGAAAGTATACCCATGTCCTTCGTGCTGGGCTTCTATGTAAATCTGGTGGTGAAACGTTGGTGGGAGCAATACAGGCTTTTGCCCTGGCCAGACACGTTGGCCTTGTTCATAAGCGCGGCTATTCCCAACTCAAATGGCGGTGTAAAT AATGAAACGGGCCGCCTGATGCGTCGTAATATCATGCGCTATATGGTCTTGGCCTATGTGATCACTCTTCAGCGAATTTCCCTTCGTGTGAAACGCCGTTTCCCCACCACCCAACATCTCGTGGATGCGGGTCTGATGCACGAATCCGAGATGAAAATCTTCGAGGCACTGAATCAGAAGAGTCCCATGTCCAAGTACTGGATGCCACTCGTCTGGGCCACCAACATCATAAACCGGGCCAGAAAGGATGGCCTAATCGCCTCGGATCATATTGTGCAAACCATACTGGTGGAGCTCTCGGATATCCGTCGACGTTTAGGTGGTCTTATTGGCTACGACACGGTCTGTGTTCCTTTGGTCTACACTCAG GTGGTTACCCTGGTGCTGTACACCTATTTCATAGCTGCCCTTTTGGGCCGTCAAATGTTGCCCAACGTTCTGGACAGAAATGGACGCGAAGATCCCGATCTGTACTTCCCACTGTTCACCGTGTTGCAG tttgttttctACGTGGGCTGGCTGAAGGTGGCCGAGGTGCTAATCAATCCCTTTGGCGAAGATGACGATGATATCGAGCTCAACTGGCTAATTGACCGACACATCAAG GCTGCCTACATGATCGTGGACGAAATGCACGAGGAGCACCCCGAGCTGCTGCGGGATCAGTACTGGGAGTGCGTGGTGCCCAAGGATCTGCCCTACACGGTGGCATCCGAGCACTACCGGAAGGACGAGCCCAAGGGCTCCGCCGAGAAGTACAAGGTCAAGAAGGAGGACGCCATGTACGCCAACATAATGCCAGGCGGTGGCAAGAGGATGCTCAGCGACGATGTCTACGCGGACTAT GAAAGCGTGGACACGCCAATGGTGGAAAGGCGGAAAAACAACTGGCTGGTTCGCCAGCTCTCCCGCATGGGTTCCATGAGGAGCCAGTCGACGGCCTACTCCTCTGGCGGCATGCCCTTCAACCGGAACCGCCTCAACTCCGTCTACTCTAGTCCCGAATCCGGCTTGCCACTGACcatcctgcagcagcagcaactgcagcaggcacatcagcaacagcaggccgGATCGCAGCCAAGTAAATCGAGTCTCTATGGCAAATTTGTGCATCGCAAATCGCTGAGAGCACAACGCCAACTTATCAAGCAGA ACTCCAAATTAAATGGCTTGAATGTCAATGTGGCCAAGACCCGACCGCGGATTCCCACGCCCGAGGTGGCCAAGGATGGCAACACGAATCCAG GGCATCCGGCCACTGCAGCCCTGGCAGCCAGCATGAAGGAGGGATTCAATCCGAGCA GTATTCCCGCTGCCACGAACATCACCACTCTGTCGTTCCCCTTCAGCGTGACCAGCACAGGCGGGGAAACGATGCCCACTGGGACACTCAGCATCCTGCCCATTTCGGCAAATGCCCAGCTACCCACGATCACGACGACGGCAAGTGGCTACGATCCTAACGATGTGATCACCACGATACCGGTGTCCTTGTCCATCCAGCGATCGCCGTCAGCACTTTCCATTGTGGAGCTGACTGGTGCAGATGTCCAGGATGGTTATAGCAACAGTGGGTcaagcaatggcaatggcggTATCACCACCACGGCACTGCTGTCCGTTAAGCCCCTCAATGGGAACCAGAACATTTCGCGAAACAACAGTTTCAACCTGAGCCTCAATCTGCAGGATCCGCAGCAACGATCCTCGATGAGATCAGCGGGTCCCACGGATACAGTGGACACCTCAGGCACGATGCCAATGCCACAGAGGAGTGGAGGCCTGGAAACTGGCGGAGCCGGAGGATCCTCGGCACCCTCAACTCTGGCCAAACACAAGCCGGAACAAAAGACCGGAGAGGTGTACGTCTGA
- the LOC6737007 gene encoding uncharacterized protein LOC6737007 isoform X1 — MTVSYAGEVPNGSSFGCFWKILWKWRGSVYKLIWRELVAYLCLYYTINVIYRFGLTESQQAIFKKIRLYFGQQSESIPMSFVLGFYVNLVVKRWWEQYRLLPWPDTLALFISAAIPNSNGGVNNETGRLMRRNIMRYMVLAYVITLQRISLRVKRRFPTTQHLVDAGLMHESEMKIFEALNQKSPMSKYWMPLVWATNIINRARKDGLIASDHIVQTILVELSDIRRRLGGLIGYDTVCVPLVYTQVVTLVLYTYFIAALLGRQMLPNVLDRNGREDPDLYFPLFTVLQFVFYVGWLKVAEVLINPFGEDDDDIELNWLIDRHIKAAYMIVDEMHEEHPELLRDQYWECVVPKDLPYTVASEHYRKDEPKGSAEKYKVKKEDAMYANIMPGGGKRMLSDDVYADYESVDTPMVERRKNNWLVRQLSRMGSMRSQSTAYSSGGMPFNRNRLNSVYSSPESGLPLTILQQQQLQQAHQQQQAGSQPSKSSLYGKFVHRKSLRAQRQLIKQNSKLNGLNVNVAKTRPRIPTPEVAKDGNTNPVTSSVLMAPQQLSTTSAPPGMYPSSYAPDTLLHQESGQVLGTLLLSPIKEMDSSSSNNTLIPGHPATAALAASMKEGFNPSSIPAATNITTLSFPFSVTSTGGETMPTGTLSILPISANAQLPTITTTASGYDPNDVITTIPVSLSIQRSPSALSIVELTGADVQDGYSNSGSSNGNGGITTTALLSVKPLNGNQNISRNNSFNLSLNLQDPQQRSSMRSAGPTDTVDTSGTMPMPQRSGGLETGGAGGSSAPSTLAKHKPEQKTGEVYV, encoded by the exons catttttaagaaaattcgCCTTTATTTTGGGCAGCAGAGTGAAAGTATACCCATGTCCTTCGTGCTGGGCTTCTATGTAAATCTGGTGGTGAAACGTTGGTGGGAGCAATACAGGCTTTTGCCCTGGCCAGACACGTTGGCCTTGTTCATAAGCGCGGCTATTCCCAACTCAAATGGCGGTGTAAAT AATGAAACGGGCCGCCTGATGCGTCGTAATATCATGCGCTATATGGTCTTGGCCTATGTGATCACTCTTCAGCGAATTTCCCTTCGTGTGAAACGCCGTTTCCCCACCACCCAACATCTCGTGGATGCGGGTCTGATGCACGAATCCGAGATGAAAATCTTCGAGGCACTGAATCAGAAGAGTCCCATGTCCAAGTACTGGATGCCACTCGTCTGGGCCACCAACATCATAAACCGGGCCAGAAAGGATGGCCTAATCGCCTCGGATCATATTGTGCAAACCATACTGGTGGAGCTCTCGGATATCCGTCGACGTTTAGGTGGTCTTATTGGCTACGACACGGTCTGTGTTCCTTTGGTCTACACTCAG GTGGTTACCCTGGTGCTGTACACCTATTTCATAGCTGCCCTTTTGGGCCGTCAAATGTTGCCCAACGTTCTGGACAGAAATGGACGCGAAGATCCCGATCTGTACTTCCCACTGTTCACCGTGTTGCAG tttgttttctACGTGGGCTGGCTGAAGGTGGCCGAGGTGCTAATCAATCCCTTTGGCGAAGATGACGATGATATCGAGCTCAACTGGCTAATTGACCGACACATCAAG GCTGCCTACATGATCGTGGACGAAATGCACGAGGAGCACCCCGAGCTGCTGCGGGATCAGTACTGGGAGTGCGTGGTGCCCAAGGATCTGCCCTACACGGTGGCATCCGAGCACTACCGGAAGGACGAGCCCAAGGGCTCCGCCGAGAAGTACAAGGTCAAGAAGGAGGACGCCATGTACGCCAACATAATGCCAGGCGGTGGCAAGAGGATGCTCAGCGACGATGTCTACGCGGACTAT GAAAGCGTGGACACGCCAATGGTGGAAAGGCGGAAAAACAACTGGCTGGTTCGCCAGCTCTCCCGCATGGGTTCCATGAGGAGCCAGTCGACGGCCTACTCCTCTGGCGGCATGCCCTTCAACCGGAACCGCCTCAACTCCGTCTACTCTAGTCCCGAATCCGGCTTGCCACTGACcatcctgcagcagcagcaactgcagcaggcacatcagcaacagcaggccgGATCGCAGCCAAGTAAATCGAGTCTCTATGGCAAATTTGTGCATCGCAAATCGCTGAGAGCACAACGCCAACTTATCAAGCAGA ACTCCAAATTAAATGGCTTGAATGTCAATGTGGCCAAGACCCGACCGCGGATTCCCACGCCCGAGGTGGCCAAGGATGGCAACACGAATCCAG TCACCAGCTCGGTCCTAATGGCACCACAGCAGCTGAGCACCACCAGCGCACCACCGGGCATGTACCCCTCCTCCTACGCACCCGACACCCTACTGCACCAGGAGAGCGGCCAAGTGCTGGGCACGCTGCTGCTCTCGCCCATCAAAGAGATGGATAGCTCATCGTCCAATAACACTCTGATTCCAGGGCATCCGGCCACTGCAGCCCTGGCAGCCAGCATGAAGGAGGGATTCAATCCGAGCA GTATTCCCGCTGCCACGAACATCACCACTCTGTCGTTCCCCTTCAGCGTGACCAGCACAGGCGGGGAAACGATGCCCACTGGGACACTCAGCATCCTGCCCATTTCGGCAAATGCCCAGCTACCCACGATCACGACGACGGCAAGTGGCTACGATCCTAACGATGTGATCACCACGATACCGGTGTCCTTGTCCATCCAGCGATCGCCGTCAGCACTTTCCATTGTGGAGCTGACTGGTGCAGATGTCCAGGATGGTTATAGCAACAGTGGGTcaagcaatggcaatggcggTATCACCACCACGGCACTGCTGTCCGTTAAGCCCCTCAATGGGAACCAGAACATTTCGCGAAACAACAGTTTCAACCTGAGCCTCAATCTGCAGGATCCGCAGCAACGATCCTCGATGAGATCAGCGGGTCCCACGGATACAGTGGACACCTCAGGCACGATGCCAATGCCACAGAGGAGTGGAGGCCTGGAAACTGGCGGAGCCGGAGGATCCTCGGCACCCTCAACTCTGGCCAAACACAAGCCGGAACAAAAGACCGGAGAGGTGTACGTCTGA